In the Veillonellales bacterium genome, TGGATAACAGCACTTTTGAATCAGCAACCTCGGTACTAATGTCGATCACTCCGCCTCCGGGCATAGCATCTAATCCGTTCCTCACCATATTCAATACAAGCTGCCGAATACAGTTTTGATCGGCAAGCACATTAGGCGTGTCCGCAAATGAAATGTGAATCTCGCAATTATTACGGAGCGCATCCGCCTGCAGCAGCGGATAAATCTCCCGGATCATCTCGTTCAAATTGTTTTCCGTAAGCTCTATCGCCTTGTTTTTCGCCAAAGACAAAAATTCGGTAATAATGCTGTTGGCACGATCGATTTCATCGATCATAAGCTCAAAATCTTCCCTGTATTTAGCAAACTCTTGCTTCTTACCCAAAAACTGCAATAAACCTCTTACTGTTGTCATCGGATTTCGTATTTCATGGGCAATACCGGCCGCCATTTCGCCGATAATATTCAATCGATCAAGACGGGTCATTTTTTCCGTCTGTGCATTAATGTGCTGAAGAATCGGAGTGAGTTCGGCAATCTCACTGCTAAAATTACAGGCATTCCCGGCAAATATCGCTTCCGCAAATAAGGTAAGCTCTCTTTTTAATTTCACAAACACATCGCGAAAGATCGCAAAACAAGCTAGCATCATAGCAAAAGCGCCTAAAAAAATATTGAACGTTCGCTTCCAAATCATTGCATAAACCGCATCCTGGTTAACAGCAGCAAAAGCATGACCAATAACAATCCCATTCTCTTCAATTGGCCGGACATGAGTAATGGCAGCTGCCCCATGCCAAACAATGGATTGCTTTCTTTCTAAAAACTGGGCCGTATTGGTTTCATAAATTCTTCTATACCGGTCGGAATCGACACCAATCAGCAAGGATGTATCCGACTGAGGACCAATCGCAACGACACTTTCCTGCTGCCGGGAATAATAGCCGAATTTTATAATGTTCGTCGGCACTAAAATATTATCCAGACAAGGCTGAAGTTCTCTATTTACAGCCAAAACCTGTTCTTGAACCGATTGATCGGCAGCACCTTGTCTTGCCGCAATTTCAGCGAAAGAACCGGACGGTTTATGCTTAACTAAAAAAGCTGTAATTGATTCCAGCTTGCTGCCGATTGCAGCATTTTTTGCCTCCGAGTAGCTCCAATGGCTATAGGCTGTAACAGCGGCCATTAATACTACCACGATACATAAAATCTTAATATTTAATCTGGTTATTATATTAAATTCTTTCACAATTTCCGGCACCTCGATGTAACCAGTTTGAAAACCTATATTATTTGCTATATCCATCTTTGTCTTGCAACATTTTTACAGCGACTAATTCGCCTAAAAGATTACAAGTTCCCTTATGCAATATATTGTTTCGCCATTTAATAGCAAATACCTCTTATTTATCCAACATTGTGAATTCGTCCCATGTATGTAGTTCCTTACGAACCTCCAAGTACTGCTTCAGTCGCGTCCTCGTCATTCCTAGCATCTGGAGCACTCTCGGCGATCTCCG is a window encoding:
- a CDS encoding ATP-binding protein, coding for MDIANNIGFQTGYIEVPEIVKEFNIITRLNIKILCIVVVLMAAVTAYSHWSYSEAKNAAIGSKLESITAFLVKHKPSGSFAEIAARQGAADQSVQEQVLAVNRELQPCLDNILVPTNIIKFGYYSRQQESVVAIGPQSDTSLLIGVDSDRYRRIYETNTAQFLERKQSIVWHGAAAITHVRPIEENGIVIGHAFAAVNQDAVYAMIWKRTFNIFLGAFAMMLACFAIFRDVFVKLKRELTLFAEAIFAGNACNFSSEIAELTPILQHINAQTEKMTRLDRLNIIGEMAAGIAHEIRNPMTTVRGLLQFLGKKQEFAKYREDFELMIDEIDRANSIITEFLSLAKNKAIELTENNLNEMIREIYPLLQADALRNNCEIHISFADTPNVLADQNCIRQLVLNMVRNGLDAMPGGGVIDISTEVADSKVLLSIRDHGIGISPEIKEKLGTPFFTTKEKGTGLGLAVCYRIVQRHGASITVESEPGQGTVFEIRFNPV